From one Butyricimonas faecihominis genomic stretch:
- the ribE gene encoding 6,7-dimethyl-8-ribityllumazine synthase, which translates to MNLLEGKLLAEGQRIGIVAGRFNEFITSKLLGGALDAFKRHGGDEANIDLAWVPGAFEIPLVAKKMAETKKYDAVVCLGAVIRGATPHFDMVANEATKGIANVGLQTGTPIIFGVLTTDTIEQAVERAGTKAGNKGFEAVTTAIEMINLLKQI; encoded by the coding sequence ATGAATTTACTGGAAGGGAAATTACTGGCAGAAGGCCAACGAATTGGTATCGTTGCAGGACGTTTTAACGAGTTTATCACGAGTAAATTGTTGGGTGGAGCGTTGGATGCTTTCAAACGTCATGGCGGAGATGAGGCAAATATTGACTTGGCTTGGGTTCCGGGTGCTTTTGAAATTCCGTTAGTGGCTAAGAAGATGGCCGAGACGAAAAAGTATGATGCCGTTGTTTGCTTGGGTGCCGTGATTCGTGGGGCAACTCCTCATTTCGATATGGTGGCTAACGAGGCAACCAAGGGGATTGCTAATGTCGGGTTGCAAACGGGAACCCCGATTATCTTCGGTGTCCTGACTACCGACACGATCGAACAAGCTGTTGAAAGAGCCGGAACAAAAGCCGGAAATAAAGGTTTCGAGGCGGTAACTACGGCTATCGAAATGATTAATTTGTTGAAACAGATTTGA
- a CDS encoding bifunctional 3,4-dihydroxy-2-butanone-4-phosphate synthase/GTP cyclohydrolase II — translation MEEFKFSTIEEAVADLRAGKMIIAVDDPDRENEGDLICAAEFATLENVNFMASYAKGLICMPMSKALTTKLGLEQMVATNTDNHCTAFTVSIDHVDTTTGISALERSVTAMKAVEDNAKPEDFRRPGHMFPLEAKKGGVLERMGHTEATVDLMRIAGLKECGLCCEIMREDGTMMRTPELKEFAKAHGMKMITVSDLITYRRKTEILVERVTEADMPTKYGDFKAYGYVNKINGEHHIALVKGDVTDGEPVLCRVHSECLTGDVFGSLRCDCGDQLNEAMRRIGERGRGVLLYMRQEGRGIGLINKLKAYHLQDEGMDTVEANIALGFKADLREYGTGAEILADLGVKKMILMTNNPLKINGLTGYGIEIVGREPIEMTCNEKNEFYMYTKYKKMGHMIHVRQREEIEKLKEGLENK, via the coding sequence ATGGAAGAATTTAAATTTAGTACGATTGAAGAGGCTGTTGCAGATTTGAGAGCCGGAAAGATGATTATCGCCGTGGATGACCCGGATCGGGAGAACGAGGGAGATTTGATTTGTGCGGCCGAGTTTGCGACGTTGGAGAACGTGAACTTCATGGCTTCTTATGCTAAAGGATTGATTTGTATGCCGATGAGCAAGGCTTTGACCACGAAGTTGGGGTTGGAACAGATGGTTGCCACGAACACGGATAACCATTGCACGGCGTTCACGGTGTCAATCGATCACGTGGACACGACCACGGGTATTTCCGCGTTGGAGCGTTCCGTGACCGCGATGAAAGCGGTAGAGGATAATGCGAAACCGGAAGATTTCCGTCGTCCGGGACATATGTTCCCGTTGGAGGCAAAGAAGGGGGGCGTGCTGGAGCGTATGGGACACACGGAGGCCACGGTGGACTTGATGCGAATTGCCGGGTTGAAAGAGTGTGGCTTATGTTGCGAGATTATGCGAGAGGATGGAACGATGATGCGTACACCGGAGTTGAAGGAGTTTGCTAAAGCGCATGGAATGAAAATGATTACAGTGTCGGACTTGATTACCTATCGTCGGAAAACAGAAATTTTGGTGGAACGGGTAACCGAGGCTGATATGCCAACAAAATACGGGGACTTCAAAGCCTACGGGTATGTGAACAAGATTAACGGGGAACATCATATCGCTTTAGTGAAAGGTGACGTGACAGATGGGGAACCGGTATTGTGTCGGGTACATTCGGAGTGTTTGACGGGCGACGTGTTCGGTTCTTTGCGTTGTGATTGCGGGGATCAGCTGAACGAGGCCATGCGTCGGATCGGAGAGAGAGGTCGGGGAGTATTGTTGTACATGCGTCAGGAAGGCCGGGGTATCGGTTTGATTAATAAATTGAAGGCTTATCACCTACAAGACGAGGGAATGGATACCGTGGAGGCGAATATCGCTCTCGGGTTTAAGGCTGACCTGCGTGAATACGGTACCGGGGCAGAGATCTTGGCGGATTTGGGTGTGAAAAAAATGATCTTGATGACGAATAACCCGTTAAAAATTAATGGTTTGACCGGATACGGTATTGAAATCGTGGGACGTGAGCCGATTGAAATGACTTGTAACGAGAAGAACGAGTTTTATATGTACACGAAGTACAAGAAGATGGGACACATGATCCACGTGCGTCAACGGGAAGAGATCGAGAAATTGAAAGAAGGATTAGAAAACAAATAA
- a CDS encoding riboflavin synthase gives MFTGIIEEIGTIRGIKRGNRSVVLEVQAKKVLEDLHVGDSIATNGVCLTVISFANGSFCADVMPETMQRSNLGELHVGDRVNLERALTLNGRLGGHIVSGHVDGLGKIVGREKDENAIWIMISAPAELLRYIVDKGSITIDGISLTVVAVTDTGFTVSIIPHTQDETTLVKKKIGDVVNLENDVIAKYVEKLMRPAAPVEPKGGLTLDFLLANGF, from the coding sequence ATGTTTACAGGTATAATCGAAGAAATAGGAACCATACGGGGTATCAAGCGGGGAAACCGGAGCGTGGTGCTGGAGGTGCAGGCAAAGAAGGTGTTGGAGGATTTGCACGTGGGGGATAGTATTGCCACGAACGGGGTTTGCCTGACCGTGATCTCTTTTGCTAACGGGAGTTTCTGTGCAGATGTGATGCCGGAGACGATGCAGCGTAGCAATTTAGGAGAGCTGCACGTAGGGGACCGGGTGAATCTGGAGAGAGCATTGACGTTGAACGGGCGTTTGGGGGGACATATCGTGTCGGGCCATGTTGACGGGTTGGGGAAGATTGTCGGGAGAGAGAAAGACGAGAATGCCATTTGGATCATGATTTCAGCCCCGGCAGAGCTGTTGCGGTATATCGTGGACAAAGGTTCTATCACGATTGACGGGATAAGCCTAACGGTCGTGGCCGTGACGGATACGGGTTTTACGGTTTCTATTATTCCTCACACGCAGGATGAAACGACGTTAGTGAAGAAAAAGATTGGTGACGTGGTGAACCTTGAAAATGACGTGATTGCCAAATACGTGGAGAAGTTAATGCGTCCGGCAGCCCCGGTAGAGCCTAAAGGCGGGTTGACGTTGGATTTCTTGTTAGCGAATGGATTCTAG
- the ribD gene encoding bifunctional diaminohydroxyphosphoribosylaminopyrimidine deaminase/5-amino-6-(5-phosphoribosylamino)uracil reductase RibD codes for MVRQEDIEYMRRAMELAERGVGFTNPNPMVGAVIVKGGKVIGEGWHERCGEWHAERNAFKNCTVPAEGATMYVTLEPCCHYGKTPPCTEAIIEHGIARVVVGMEDPNPLVAGKGIALLREAGIEVVCGVEEEALREQNRVFLKYISTKLPWVAMKTAMTLDGKIATRTGDSKWITGAEARAYVHELRHRFMAIVVGIGTAVADDPLLNCRIEGRGVRQPIRVVVDSNARLSLDSQLVKTAGEYRTIVAHTRFAPEESVKALREAGVEMLLCKEKEGLVDVRNLLELLGQSGIDSILLEGGGSLNYTFLAEGLADELYAFIAPKIVGGMNAKTPVEGAGMEKMADAINLELENVLNVGHDVLLKLKVKN; via the coding sequence ATGGTGAGACAGGAAGACATTGAATACATGCGACGAGCGATGGAGCTTGCCGAACGGGGAGTAGGATTCACGAATCCGAACCCGATGGTGGGAGCCGTGATCGTGAAGGGAGGAAAGGTGATCGGGGAAGGATGGCACGAGAGATGCGGAGAATGGCATGCGGAGAGGAACGCTTTCAAGAATTGTACGGTTCCTGCGGAGGGTGCCACGATGTACGTGACGTTGGAACCTTGTTGCCATTATGGAAAGACCCCGCCTTGCACGGAGGCCATTATTGAACATGGGATTGCCCGGGTGGTGGTCGGGATGGAAGATCCGAACCCGTTGGTGGCAGGGAAAGGTATTGCTTTGTTAAGAGAGGCGGGGATAGAGGTGGTTTGCGGGGTCGAGGAAGAGGCTTTGCGGGAACAGAATCGAGTATTTTTGAAATATATATCGACAAAGTTGCCTTGGGTGGCAATGAAGACCGCGATGACGCTGGATGGGAAGATCGCGACCCGGACGGGAGATTCGAAATGGATCACGGGAGCGGAAGCGCGAGCTTACGTGCATGAATTGCGGCATCGTTTTATGGCAATCGTAGTGGGAATCGGGACGGCCGTGGCGGACGATCCTTTATTGAATTGCCGGATTGAGGGCCGTGGTGTCAGACAGCCGATACGAGTGGTGGTAGATAGTAATGCCCGTTTGTCTTTGGATAGCCAGCTCGTGAAAACGGCCGGAGAGTATCGTACCATCGTGGCTCATACCCGTTTCGCTCCGGAAGAGAGTGTGAAAGCCTTGCGGGAAGCGGGTGTGGAGATGTTACTTTGCAAGGAGAAGGAAGGACTTGTGGATGTCAGGAACTTGTTGGAATTGTTGGGGCAGTCTGGAATTGATTCCATCTTGTTAGAAGGAGGAGGAAGTTTGAATTACACGTTTTTGGCGGAGGGGCTTGCGGATGAATTGTATGCTTTTATTGCCCCGAAGATCGTGGGGGGAATGAATGCCAAGACTCCGGTAGAAGGTGCAGGGATGGAGAAAATGGCTGATGCTATTAACCTTGAATTGGAAAACGTACTGAACGTCGGTCATGATGTCCTTTTAAAACTAAAAGTTAAAAACTAA
- a CDS encoding MutS-related protein: MEFKIDEQTLNDLELFNQALDGKSIFSCFNTACSDGGKACIRKMLERPLTDVNKIRGRVEAIRYLGQLPFFLDIRREELSFIEVYLQQEDVPQRNIYHLTSRAVKGWLKPDNDCYLRQRAVPYLGRLIRELGTFMDELPAGRVPEVVRDMQQRVKETLAREGMQYLVNQKKDSFWTRESLDLYFRGKELDGVRVVLDTLYMLDALRSLGIMTKGKELTFPIFTESGRMVRIEGLYHLFLENPVKNDVLLDERQHLCFLTGPNMAGKSTCMKAFGVAVYLAHCGFPVPADRMELSVFKGLFTTINLSDNLSLGYSHYYNEVARVKYIVEQVRDLQEVVVVFDELFRGTNVKDAYDASCAVIGGLARLAYGVFMISTHIVEVAEFLKPFPSVCFRFFEIDMTTGEPRYTYRLREGVSDERIGMYILKKAGVVDLIESL; the protein is encoded by the coding sequence ATGGAATTCAAGATAGATGAACAGACGTTGAACGATCTGGAGTTGTTCAATCAAGCTTTGGACGGGAAAAGTATTTTCTCTTGTTTCAATACCGCTTGCTCTGACGGGGGTAAGGCTTGTATAAGAAAGATGTTAGAAAGGCCGTTGACAGATGTCAATAAAATTCGGGGTCGAGTCGAGGCGATTCGCTATCTGGGGCAATTGCCGTTCTTTTTGGATATTCGTCGGGAAGAATTGAGTTTTATCGAGGTTTACCTGCAACAGGAGGATGTGCCTCAACGCAATATATATCATTTAACGAGTCGGGCGGTGAAAGGATGGTTGAAACCGGATAACGATTGTTATCTGCGCCAACGTGCAGTCCCGTATCTTGGGCGGCTTATCCGTGAGTTGGGGACTTTTATGGACGAGTTGCCAGCGGGGAGAGTGCCGGAGGTGGTAAGGGATATGCAACAGAGGGTGAAAGAAACGCTTGCCCGTGAAGGGATGCAATACTTGGTGAACCAGAAAAAAGATTCTTTTTGGACACGAGAAAGTCTGGACCTTTATTTTCGAGGGAAGGAACTTGATGGGGTTCGTGTTGTGCTGGATACCTTATATATGCTGGATGCTTTACGATCGTTGGGGATTATGACTAAAGGGAAGGAGTTGACGTTTCCGATTTTCACGGAAAGTGGGAGAATGGTGAGGATCGAGGGATTGTATCACTTGTTTTTGGAGAATCCGGTAAAGAATGATGTTTTGCTTGACGAACGGCAACATCTATGTTTCCTGACAGGGCCGAATATGGCGGGAAAATCAACTTGCATGAAGGCTTTCGGGGTGGCGGTTTATCTGGCTCATTGCGGCTTTCCCGTACCGGCAGATCGGATGGAATTGTCCGTGTTTAAAGGGTTATTTACCACGATTAATTTGTCGGATAATCTGTCATTGGGATACAGTCATTATTATAATGAGGTTGCCCGGGTAAAATATATCGTGGAACAGGTGCGGGATTTACAGGAAGTGGTGGTGGTTTTTGATGAACTATTCCGGGGAACTAACGTGAAGGATGCGTATGATGCCTCTTGTGCGGTGATTGGTGGATTGGCCCGGTTGGCATATGGGGTGTTTATGATTTCCACGCATATTGTCGAGGTGGCGGAATTTTTGAAACCGTTTCCTTCGGTATGTTTCCGTTTCTTTGAAATAGACATGACGACGGGAGAACCCCGTTACACCTATCGCTTGCGGGAAGGAGTTTCCGACGAACGGATCGGGATGTATATTTTGAAGAAAGCGGGGGTGGTGGATTTGATAGAATCGTTATGA
- a CDS encoding ATP-binding cassette domain-containing protein, which yields MHTLDVSNLHLEYGFKRVLWDTCLHCETGQVVGILGRNGGGKSCLMQVIYGGLRLKDQYVAIDGRVLLTRERRPEDMRYLLQQSFVLPGLSVKQVFDDFGVAFESFVEDFPDFVGTARKRMKTFSTGERRMIEVYAVLASDSKFCLLDEPFSFMMPLHVQKMKEVIRREKERKGIVITDHYFEDVIDISDELFILRSGKTWRVNGREDLELLGYIRNTDGIQDR from the coding sequence ATGCATACGCTTGATGTAAGTAATCTCCACTTGGAATACGGGTTTAAGCGTGTCCTGTGGGATACTTGCCTGCACTGTGAAACGGGGCAGGTCGTCGGTATTCTTGGCCGGAACGGGGGTGGAAAAAGTTGTCTGATGCAAGTTATTTACGGGGGATTGAGATTGAAGGATCAATATGTGGCTATTGACGGAAGGGTTTTGTTGACAAGAGAAAGGCGCCCGGAGGATATGCGTTATCTTTTACAACAGAGTTTCGTGCTACCGGGTTTGTCTGTAAAACAGGTGTTTGATGATTTCGGGGTGGCGTTCGAGAGTTTCGTGGAGGACTTTCCCGATTTTGTAGGGACAGCCCGAAAGCGAATGAAGACTTTTTCCACGGGGGAGCGAAGGATGATTGAGGTGTACGCGGTTCTGGCCTCGGATTCGAAATTTTGTTTGTTGGATGAGCCGTTCTCTTTTATGATGCCCCTGCACGTGCAGAAAATGAAAGAGGTGATCCGGCGGGAGAAAGAACGGAAAGGGATTGTAATTACCGACCACTATTTCGAGGACGTGATAGATATTAGTGACGAGTTATTTATATTGAGAAGTGGTAAAACTTGGCGGGTCAATGGACGTGAGGATCTCGAATTGTTAGGATATATAAGGAATACAGATGGAATTCAAGATAGATGA
- a CDS encoding DUF169 domain-containing protein → MDIVKRDQFIALWKKYFNDAELPVAFYYSKENNNATIVKKAMGHTCIIAQLGRVRKGESLCFLPDSVGCGGGKFYLGFSKSMREGFEYFLSHGENTPHCERYKRTPEQVNAFLKTIHELPRKGDCLVFKRWDHLTEQDEPEAVFFFAPADVISGLFTLAGFDSSKQEAVISPFGAGCTSIIYYPYREQIEGTKRAVLGMFDPSARLCTGSNLLSFAVPISKFMEMIDQMEESFLITNTWKMMQKRM, encoded by the coding sequence ATGGACATAGTTAAGCGAGATCAGTTTATTGCTCTTTGGAAGAAATATTTCAATGATGCGGAACTTCCTGTTGCATTTTATTATTCAAAGGAAAATAATAACGCCACGATCGTGAAGAAGGCGATGGGGCATACTTGTATCATAGCCCAGCTTGGGCGAGTTCGTAAAGGTGAATCGCTTTGTTTTTTACCGGATTCGGTGGGATGTGGCGGGGGAAAGTTTTACTTGGGATTCAGTAAAAGTATGAGGGAGGGATTCGAATATTTCCTGTCTCACGGGGAAAACACGCCTCACTGCGAGCGCTATAAACGGACCCCAGAACAGGTGAATGCTTTCTTGAAGACGATCCATGAACTTCCGAGAAAAGGTGATTGTCTGGTGTTTAAACGTTGGGATCACTTGACGGAGCAAGACGAGCCGGAGGCTGTGTTTTTCTTTGCCCCGGCGGATGTTATCTCTGGGCTTTTCACCTTAGCCGGTTTTGACAGTTCGAAACAGGAGGCAGTGATTTCTCCTTTTGGGGCCGGCTGTACCTCTATTATTTACTATCCTTACCGGGAACAAATAGAGGGTACGAAAAGAGCGGTGCTTGGGATGTTCGACCCGTCGGCAAGGTTATGTACGGGTAGTAATCTATTGTCTTTTGCCGTGCCGATCTCGAAATTCATGGAGATGATTGACCAGATGGAGGAGAGTTTCCTGATCACGAACACGTGGAAGATGATGCAAAAACGGATGTGA
- a CDS encoding M13 family metallopeptidase — protein sequence MRTKFYLPFIALALIATSCNSKKEATKESGIRLANLDQTINPRNDFYQYACGGWMKANPLTDEYSSFGSFDQLAENNRTQIKGLIEELAKQQSQPGSITQKIGDLYNIAMDSAKLNADGVAPIKEYLDKLAAIKDRNGLSQEIATMHRDGFGPFFGLYVGADDMNSSMNMAQLYQGGLSLGEREYYLDDDDHTKEIRTKFEEHVGKMFQLAGFTAEEAQKAAKNVMTVETRLAEASKSAVELRDPYANYNKITVAQLKKEVPSIDWDAYFTTIGLKDLQEVNVGQMDEIKTVADLLKKEDLDVLKAYLQWNVINTASSYLSDNFVAQNFDFYGRTLSGTKEMQPRWKRAVSAVNGVLGEAVGQMYSEKYFPAAAKERMIKLVGNLQKALGERIQGLEWMSEETKAKALEKLAAFHVKVGYPDKWRDYSNLEIKNDSYWANIIRSNHFDHDKMIAKAGKPVDKDEWLMTPQTVNAYYNPTTNEICFPAAILQYPFFDMNADDACNYGAIGVVIGHEMTHGFDDQGRQYDKDGNLKDWWTPEDAKNFKERAQVLVDYFGNIEVLPGLKANGELTLGENIADHGGLQVSFLALQKAMAENPLGKDEHGFTPEQRFFLSYANVWADNTRDEQIRLQTKSDPHSLGRWRVNAALPHISMWYDAFGVKEGDALYLPVEKRASIW from the coding sequence ATGAGAACAAAATTTTATTTACCTTTTATTGCTTTAGCATTGATAGCTACAAGTTGCAATAGTAAAAAAGAGGCGACCAAGGAAAGTGGAATCCGCCTCGCGAATCTGGATCAGACGATTAATCCGAGAAATGATTTTTACCAGTATGCCTGTGGAGGCTGGATGAAAGCTAACCCGCTCACGGATGAGTATTCAAGTTTCGGTTCATTCGATCAATTGGCCGAAAATAATCGTACCCAGATCAAAGGATTGATTGAGGAATTGGCCAAGCAACAATCCCAGCCGGGCAGTATCACCCAGAAAATCGGGGATTTGTATAATATCGCCATGGATAGTGCTAAGTTGAATGCGGACGGGGTTGCCCCGATTAAAGAATACTTGGATAAATTGGCGGCGATCAAAGATAGAAATGGTTTATCTCAGGAGATAGCAACCATGCACCGGGATGGTTTCGGACCTTTCTTCGGTTTGTACGTGGGGGCTGATGACATGAACAGTTCTATGAATATGGCCCAGTTGTATCAAGGAGGTTTAAGCTTGGGGGAACGTGAATATTATTTGGATGATGATGACCATACAAAGGAAATTCGCACGAAGTTTGAAGAACACGTGGGTAAGATGTTCCAATTGGCCGGGTTTACCGCGGAAGAAGCTCAAAAAGCGGCAAAGAATGTGATGACAGTCGAGACTCGTTTGGCTGAAGCTTCTAAGTCTGCCGTGGAATTGCGTGACCCGTACGCGAATTACAATAAAATTACAGTGGCACAATTGAAGAAAGAAGTTCCGTCAATAGATTGGGATGCTTATTTCACGACGATCGGGTTGAAAGATTTGCAGGAAGTGAACGTGGGACAAATGGATGAGATCAAAACGGTTGCCGATTTATTGAAAAAAGAAGATTTGGATGTATTGAAGGCTTATTTACAGTGGAATGTGATTAATACGGCATCTTCTTATTTGAGTGATAACTTTGTTGCACAGAACTTTGATTTTTATGGAAGAACTCTTTCCGGAACGAAAGAAATGCAACCTCGATGGAAACGTGCCGTTAGCGCTGTGAATGGTGTGCTGGGAGAGGCCGTCGGACAAATGTATTCCGAAAAATATTTCCCTGCCGCGGCTAAAGAGCGTATGATTAAGTTGGTTGGAAACTTGCAGAAAGCTTTGGGAGAACGGATTCAAGGATTGGAATGGATGAGTGAAGAGACAAAAGCGAAAGCTTTGGAAAAATTGGCCGCATTCCATGTAAAAGTGGGTTATCCTGATAAATGGAGAGATTATTCCAATCTGGAAATAAAGAATGATTCTTACTGGGCGAATATTATTCGTTCCAATCATTTCGATCATGATAAAATGATTGCCAAGGCAGGTAAACCAGTCGATAAGGACGAATGGTTGATGACCCCGCAAACTGTAAATGCTTATTATAATCCGACGACGAACGAAATTTGTTTCCCGGCAGCTATTCTTCAGTATCCGTTCTTTGACATGAATGCGGATGATGCTTGTAATTATGGTGCTATTGGAGTTGTTATCGGTCACGAAATGACTCATGGTTTTGATGATCAAGGGCGTCAATATGATAAGGATGGAAACTTGAAAGACTGGTGGACTCCGGAGGATGCCAAGAACTTCAAGGAAAGAGCCCAAGTGTTAGTAGACTATTTTGGAAATATCGAGGTGTTACCGGGCTTGAAAGCGAATGGAGAACTGACGTTAGGTGAAAATATCGCTGACCATGGTGGTTTGCAGGTGTCATTCTTGGCATTACAGAAAGCGATGGCTGAAAACCCGCTTGGAAAAGACGAGCATGGTTTCACTCCGGAACAACGTTTCTTCTTGTCATACGCTAATGTTTGGGCAGATAACACCCGTGATGAACAAATCCGTTTGCAAACGAAATCCGATCCTCACTCTTTGGGACGGTGGCGTGTGAATGCAGCACTTCCTCACATCAGTATGTGGTATGACGCGTTTGGCGTGAAAGAAGGTGATGCATTGTATTTGCCGGTTGAAAAGAGAGCTTCTATCTGGTAA
- a CDS encoding 50S ribosome-binding protein YggL, whose product MKKRLRKKLHRGEFRELGFSFDAKFKADTEMQVVEAWLQELASLLNSHSLEMGGGWNSNVCGGFITRERGSVTPEEQDIVRKWFDEHGQNLESVTVGELKDAWYGW is encoded by the coding sequence ATGAAAAAGAGATTACGTAAGAAATTACATAGGGGAGAGTTCCGGGAACTGGGATTTTCTTTTGATGCCAAATTCAAGGCAGATACGGAAATGCAAGTGGTTGAAGCATGGTTACAGGAGTTAGCAAGCTTGTTGAATTCTCATTCTTTGGAAATGGGGGGAGGTTGGAATTCCAATGTTTGTGGGGGATTCATTACCCGTGAACGGGGTAGTGTTACTCCGGAAGAACAGGACATCGTACGGAAATGGTTTGATGAACACGGGCAGAATTTGGAATCCGTTACTGTCGGTGAGTTGAAAGATGCCTGGTACGGGTGGTAA
- a CDS encoding alpha-L-fucosidase → MLLRGCLVILLLGVQFAFGQQKPNPDWVNQKFSMFIHWGLYSELGGVWKGQPVRSGYSEQIQSFAKIPKAEYEAVAKEFDPEKWNADSVVALAKAAGMKSIVFTSKHHDGFCMYHSKYTKYNIVDATPFKRDVMKELSDACRRQGVKFAVYYSLIDWNFPGNGITPHNADAISKEHHAFSMHQVEEIMTNYGLISEIWFDMGSLSGQQSKELYDLVSRLQPQCMVSGRLGNDRGDFAVMADNAYPDYKIGVPWQTPASFFDETWSYRSWQERGSLDKKIDEKLRSLVKVVSRGGNFLLNIGPRGDGSVVEFERDALLAMGKWMKRYGEGIYNTTANPFDHAVKWGDITCKGSNLYLFVEKIPANREIILNGLIGKAKKASLLADGKALNLKQDGQSVSVNIPGDVKPDRGMIVVKLEFAGAFRVVPDQILETSELSAVNAIPVYAYSSMDYYSSFRSTVGFSWHFRKSGKTITPTIVYTAGEQGKELRLVIDGKEQDVTLVGGEVQKLNNHPEGITWGKVYMFDPQEERFNGTILDPKVNAVAWRLWDDFKPGKALNIPMQEKQSVHILHELTSDREQDVLVELGVADGVQVALNGKDVLLRTYVGGIPRTNEVIKLHLKKGNNQLVVKLHNRYGTEVTYLMNPNVKQEEYKLRLKSMKLYSEEIHDCSLGMAHPANKNSDMGLRDIRVELE, encoded by the coding sequence ATGTTATTACGCGGATGTTTAGTTATTTTGTTGTTAGGCGTGCAATTCGCTTTTGGACAACAGAAACCCAATCCGGATTGGGTAAATCAGAAGTTTTCCATGTTTATTCACTGGGGATTGTATTCGGAGTTGGGGGGAGTTTGGAAGGGACAACCGGTTCGTTCCGGGTATAGTGAGCAGATACAGTCTTTTGCCAAGATCCCGAAGGCGGAGTACGAGGCGGTGGCGAAAGAATTTGATCCGGAGAAATGGAATGCTGATTCCGTGGTGGCTTTGGCAAAGGCAGCGGGGATGAAGTCCATCGTGTTCACGTCGAAACATCATGACGGTTTTTGTATGTATCATTCCAAGTACACGAAGTATAATATCGTGGATGCAACCCCTTTCAAGCGGGACGTGATGAAAGAATTGTCGGATGCTTGCCGTCGGCAGGGGGTGAAGTTTGCGGTTTATTATTCGTTGATTGATTGGAATTTCCCCGGAAATGGCATTACCCCTCATAATGCGGATGCCATCTCGAAGGAACACCATGCGTTCAGTATGCATCAAGTGGAAGAGATCATGACAAATTACGGTCTGATTTCTGAAATTTGGTTTGACATGGGGTCTTTGAGCGGGCAACAGAGTAAAGAGTTGTATGACCTTGTGAGTCGTCTGCAACCGCAGTGTATGGTGAGTGGGCGTTTGGGAAATGACCGGGGAGACTTTGCCGTGATGGCGGATAATGCTTATCCGGATTACAAGATTGGAGTGCCTTGGCAGACACCGGCCTCGTTTTTCGATGAGACATGGAGTTATCGCTCTTGGCAGGAACGGGGAAGTTTGGATAAAAAGATTGATGAGAAGTTACGTAGTTTAGTGAAGGTGGTAAGCCGTGGCGGTAACTTTTTACTGAACATTGGTCCGAGAGGGGATGGTTCCGTGGTAGAATTCGAACGAGATGCTTTATTAGCAATGGGGAAATGGATGAAACGTTACGGAGAAGGAATTTATAATACGACAGCTAATCCTTTTGATCATGCAGTTAAATGGGGGGACATTACTTGTAAGGGGAGTAATCTCTACTTGTTTGTTGAGAAGATCCCGGCTAACCGGGAGATTATTTTGAACGGGTTGATCGGGAAAGCGAAAAAAGCAAGTTTGTTAGCTGACGGGAAGGCCTTGAACTTGAAACAGGATGGGCAGTCCGTGTCGGTAAATATTCCCGGGGATGTGAAACCGGACCGGGGTATGATCGTGGTGAAACTGGAATTTGCCGGAGCCTTCCGGGTTGTTCCCGACCAGATCCTTGAAACGAGTGAATTGTCGGCTGTGAATGCAATTCCCGTGTATGCTTATTCCAGCATGGATTATTATTCCAGTTTCCGGAGTACGGTTGGGTTTAGCTGGCATTTCAGAAAATCCGGAAAGACCATTACCCCGACAATTGTTTACACGGCAGGAGAGCAGGGAAAAGAACTCCGTTTGGTCATTGACGGGAAGGAGCAGGATGTGACTTTGGTTGGCGGGGAAGTACAGAAGTTGAATAACCACCCGGAGGGGATCACGTGGGGTAAGGTGTATATGTTCGATCCTCAAGAGGAACGCTTTAATGGTACGATTCTTGATCCGAAAGTAAATGCGGTAGCTTGGCGTTTGTGGGATGATTTTAAACCGGGAAAAGCCTTAAATATCCCAATGCAGGAGAAACAGTCGGTGCATATATTACACGAATTAACGAGTGATCGGGAGCAGGATGTACTGGTTGAATTAGGGGTTGCCGACGGGGTGCAGGTAGCCTTGAATGGTAAGGATGTGTTGTTGCGTACATATGTTGGCGGAATACCCCGGACAAATGAGGTGATAAAACTACATTTGAAGAAGGGAAATAATCAGTTGGTCGTGAAGTTACACAATCGTTACGGGACAGAAGTAACCTATTTGATGAATCCGAACGTGAAACAAGAAGAGTATAAACTTCGTTTGAAATCAATGAAGCTTTACTCCGAGGAAATTCACGATTGCAGTCTTGGAATGGCTCATCCTGCCAACAAGAATAGCGATATGGGATTACGGGATATACGAGTAGAATTAGAATAA